cgccgtccgtagggtggggggaggaagccgtcggaagcgaattcacatccgatgagtccagggagccgctcgacgactcgtcgagcccggccttgggcggactgcacaatcatgttcgacgtaaggaaaagctgtgcaatgggggaatactatgaatcactctggtatccggatacttacgatttcgccaggggcttggccctgtgcggccactcctcttcgctgtcgtcggcgttggtggagtagtccggaggaggggtattccccctcttggacccttcggcctccccggttggggcggccttccttttcttccctccccccgcctggggggggggagaggtctcctcttcctcctcctcgtcttcatgggaggagcgcgccttggagtcatcggatggtgaatccgacacctcctggcgccgggcactctttcgagtccctgtggccttcttcttggccttcttctccggcaccacctaaggtgccggaaccagcagcttcgccaagcgagcgtccgctgggccttcggaaaaaggagccggacagttgatctgtccggacgtctcctgccaatcctgtcaaaggtaagggaacttagatcccgcatggagtcaaactatgaaaaactaatatcctgtaaaaggtgaaaacagcttaccgcacgagcgtgacactgcatgctgaatccgcgatcctcggtagcggatgcgggggcctcggtgcccttgaaaagcaccttccaggcatcttcgtatgtcgtgtcgaagagcctgctcaaagttcggtgccgtgtcgggtcgaactcccacaggttgaaagcctgttgttgacacgggaggatccaacggatgagcataacctggactacattgacaagtttgagattcctgtcccacagggtttggacgcatgtttggagtccggtcaactctcctgttttaccccacgacaggcccgtctctttccaggaggcgagccgcgtagggggtccgcatcagaactcgggggctgcgacccattcagggtcgcgcagctcggtgatgtaaaaccaccccgactgccacccctttagggactccacgaaggagccctcgaaccataggacgttgggcatcttgcccaccatggcgcctccgcactccgcttgggtgccgcgcaccaccttcggcttgacattgaaagtcttgagtcataggccgaaatgggggcggatgcggaagaaagcctcgcacacgacgataaacgccgagatgttgaggacaaaattcggggccagatcatggaaatccaggccatagtagaacatgagccccccggacaaatgggtggagagagaagcccagtccgcggaggaaatgggggaggaacaccaccctctcatggggcctaggggtggggatgagctgcccctcttcgggaagccggtgcgcaatgtcgttagacaagtatccggccttcctcagtcttttgatgtgtccctccgtgacggaggagaccatccacttgcctcctgctccggacatggctggagaaggttgacgtggggtgtgcggacttgggtgcgggagcttgagtgcgcggaaatggataggcaaaggagaaagaaggcgtggatgaaaaggtggatccttatccccttatatgggcgaacacgactatgcacccccaccagcctggtaaaactcgcttatgacacacatgcatgaaaggttcaagttgctaaccgcgatcgaggaggaacctcaagtgtggctccaacacttcatatcatgtttgtttcacgctgttgggcatttcatcaaacaccttgtgtgcataagaggaaccaaaagcaaacctacacccccttgtgaagagaagtggcaccaaatggctaagtgagtgcgctgaactggtatatataggggaggagctttagtcgcggttggccaggccaaccgcgactaaaggcctttgggcacctttagtcgcggttggcctgcccaaccgcgactaaagcccctcacgtgcaccagctggccaccgagcgccctggcccaagcctttggtcgcggttcgtctgccgaaccgcgactaaagacttcattagtcgcggttcctacagtttcgcgactaatggggctggacggaagcctctttttctactagtggcagtaGACGAACTGCAACAGGTTAAGCACGCTGAGAGCCGCCATGAACCAGAAGAAGTAGTCAAGGTGGCCTTGGTCGAGGTTGTCCGGGATCCACCCCGTGGCCGACGCGACGGCGCCGAGCAGGCCAGAGTTGAGGTAGTTCCCGCCAGCGACGGCGAGCTGCGCGAGCGCCACACCCAGGCTCTTCATGGACTCCGGGGACTGGTCGTAGAAGAACTCGAGCATGCCGATGCTGGTGAACACCTCGGCCGCGCCCAGCACGAAGTAGCACGGCGCCAGCCACATGATGCTCATCGAGGTCTccggcgccgccgccagccgcctcgtCTCGACCGACGCGGCGTACGCCATGGCGGCCGCGGACAGAGCAAGGCCGACGCCGATGCGCTGCAGCTGCGTGAAGCCCCTGTCCTGATCGGTGACGCGCCGCGCGAGCGGCACCAGCACGGCGTCGTAGATGGGAACCCAGACGAGGACGCTGACAATGTCAAAGGTGGAGATCGACGCCGGCGGCACGACACAGGTGCCGACGCGGTTGTCCATGGCCATCCCCAGCTCGATCATCGTCGACGACATCTGCGCGGTGACCGCGAAGAAGACCAGCGTCGACGCCCAGACGGGGGACATCCGCAGCAGCATCTTCAGCTCCTCCACCTGCGACACCGCGCAGAGCCGCCACGGGCCCTTCTTCTCCGTCGACGGCATCACGATCGCAGCCTTGTCAAAGAACCTGAATTGACTGGTATGCTCCGCCCCGCCATGTTCGTGCAGGGCCGAGGCATCATCGGGCAGCTCGAGACGGCAATTCCTTGCGGCGGCGACAACCACCTGGAAGACCCTCGTCAGCGGGCTACCTCCCACTCCCAGTGGCTTGTACCTGTATATCTTCCCGCCGGCAACGAATACGGCGAGGCCGAACCCGATGAGCACCGTCGGGATCGCGAGCCCGACGGTCCACCCGATGTTGTCCTGCACCCATACGAGCAACGTCGCCGACAGCAGCGAGCTGATGTTGATCGAGAAGTAGTACCAGTTGAAGAAGGATCCCTTGGCCACCCGCTCCGCCGGGTCGGCAACGTCGAACTGGTCGGCGCCCAGGGCCGTGGCGCAGGGCTTGATCCCGCCGGTGCCGAGGGCGACAAGGTAGAGCCCCAGGTATACGGCGGCGCGATGGACACCACTGCTCTCGTCGGAAAAACGAGGCAGGAGCCAGGGAAGCGCCGTCGATGATGTCATGATGAGCATCCCCTGACAGAATTTTCAGAAATGTTGCACAGCATTTTTTACAGTAAATTCAGAAACGTTGCGGATTAAACTGATCGGATGGCATTCTGGTTGCCTCACTTACAAAGATGTAAACAGAGAGGAAGATTGCAATTGTCGAGTATCGTCCCCAATAAGAATCGGCCAAGAAAGCTCCGACGACCGGCGTGATGAAGCAGCTGCCGACCCAGGTGGACACATTCCTCGCGGCGTCGACGTTGCTCTCGTGGAGCACCGTCGTGAGGTAGGTGACCAAGTTCTTGGAGACGGCGAAGAAGCACAAGCACTCGCTGAATTCGGCGCCTGAGTTATACAGGTTACTTTAGAAGAAAGGCGCAAAAAGCATATGTGTTGTAAACTGTGCGCAGTACCTAGGATGAAGACGCATGCTCTCCAGTTGCCGGTGCTCTGCTTGAGAGCAGGCTGTCTGTAGACATCAACTGTTCCATCACTGGTGTATCTTGAACACTCGTCCTGAACAACAAATGCAGAGACTAAATTTGATCACCAAATTCCACACTATAGGATGCCAACTAGGCAGCAGAGATGTTGGTTCAGCAGAGAAATATCTAGAGATCACCTGCGGCTGTGGAGGCAGGCAACGGTGGTTCAGAAGTGGCCTCTCCTCGTCTGCTGCTTCCATCTTAGACACTCCCGAGCTAGCCTTGAGAAATATTTCTTGCAAGTTCCTGCGAAGAACTCCGTGTACACCGGTCTATATAGACATCCTGTAGTGTAGTGTAGACTGATTGGATGAtacaaagaagaaagaaaaactGAATCGGGATAAGCAAAAGAATAATACTACTCCAAGATGCTTGTAATTGTCTCCACGTTTGTTCTACCTGCATCGCAATTGCACCGGCCAGATCCAGCGACAGGACAATGATAATAATTAAGAGTATCATTTAGTAGCCTTAATTGGGTCGGCGACACGAATGGTGAACAAGCcgactcttttttttcttcttcttcttcccatgTTGAGTTGCTGAACTGCTCAGGTAAATTGAGGGAAGGTGCTGCGGCGTAGGCAAGGGGGTTCCTTCTACTAATAGACTATCATCCTGTGCTCCCAGCCTCAGACTGCGATCTCTTGCTTGGACTTTCAGGTTCATGTTATGCGACAACTGTTCTGTGCCGACCAAGCTCGAGTTTGAGACAaaggcggagagagagagagagagagagagagagagagagagagagagagagagagagagagagagagagagagagagagagagagagagagagagagagagagagagacctgatGAGTGAGGCTGAGCCCTGTTCTTCCCTCTCCTCGCGGAGGAAGACGAATGCGGCAGCAGATTCCTACCTCCTGCAGTCCTGCGCGCTTTAAAGGAGGAGGAGCAACTGTATATCTCCAAACTAAACTAATTTAAGCTAGCCTACAACCTGCAGAAAGAACAAGGGCACTGGAAACATAGCCATCAGCCCATCACTCACCACTCACTGTACTGTACACCATCCTCGCCCGTCGCTTTCTAACAGTTCTCTGACCAATTATTTCATTTCCGCTTGCCGTAAAGacacaaaaagagagagaaaacatGCCCACCGTATCAGTTTGGCCTGAAATATCAAACCTCTCGTTCTGCACCGAGACGTGTGCCGTGCTGAGCATTGTGGTGGGgaacgctgcttcggtgccttaaagcaTCTGCCTTTGGGTCTATGACAAGTGGGTATGAACAGGCACCTGCCTCATCCTCGCCCGTCGCTTTCTAACAGTTCTTTGACCTATTGGGTCCACCTGTCATAGGCCCAAAGATAGGTgtctttaaggcaccgaagctcagtCCTGTGGTGGGCTATTAGTCGATGGACAGTAACTCTATCTGTCAGGTCCCTGACAATGTTGTCTCTACTTCAGCCTTAATTCTGTGCAGGAGGCTAGAGACCTGAGTAATGAGAATGGTTTTGTTGTCGGGCAGTAAAGTCCGCAGCCGTTAATTTGAGGACGAGGCATGTGTGCGAGTGAGAGTATGATTAATAATAGAAGCAACGATCGGCTATAAGGAGTTGGCGTGTCATCTATATTCAATCTAATAGCCGGCATGTATAATAGTATATTTTAATTATGTAGTACTACTTTATGCATAATTGGCCCATCTTACAACCTCATAAACTACTACTTTGAGGCTCATGCTGCGGCTAACTACTAACTAGAGCCCGCTTCTTTTCTCTCTTCTCATTTTTCCCCTCTAACTAAGTAAAGATATAATATTTTAGTCCTTATAGTCTGCTTATGTCacccttattgtacttgctctgagCCAATCCAAGATTCCCCCCGGGTGAAAAACCTAGGGTCCAAGAAGTTTTACCCGGTTTCGGTGAGGGAGGTGCAATGACAgatagaagatctaaagtcactctgtatggcaacggtcaggcgttaccCTATAGACTTAATAGTTATTCATGTATCTTTATtgttggcgttatcagtaacgcccacctttatgtaccttaaaccttGTGTAATTGAGGGTTGGAGGGGTCcgacacactctatataagccacccctcctccggcagaagggttcacaccccctgtaacttcacgcatattccaatcgaccgagcctccgggcaccgagacgtagggctgctaGTTCCTCCgcgaagggtctgaactcgtacatcctgcgTGCAAAATCTCAGCGCagttaggatcttgcctctacattcttacccccctactttactgtcagacttagaaccacgacagttggcgcccaccgtggggcaggtgtcttagcgactttccggTGAGGTTGCAATTTTCTCCGACTCTTTTCATCATGGTTTCCgacggaggtttggctgagggccgcgagatccgtctcggcgctctcgtcttcattgccgacgactccgcctggcttcaggaagctcctctcgacgtcgaggcgctccctgtCCGTGGAGCGACGCACTTTCGTGCGTGCGTTCGCAGCgtcctgctgcagcagccgtcgacccagtatcggtcagcTCCCGCGGTACCCTCGCTCCCCGCTGCACGCCGTTGCAAGCGACCCGGTCGATCGCagattcagcggtgggtgaagcacgcggtggcacgtcagtcggccacccctcaagtcgcggcaattgagcccgatgaatctctctacggcatgttcgactggctccgtcgagacctcGTCCGAGTGcggcagtgctacctcttgagcacttgcgttggtttttccttgaagaggaaagagtgatgcaacaaagtagcgtaagtatttccctcagtttttgagaaccaaggtatcaatccagtaggaggccatgcacgagtccctcgcacctacacaaacaaataaatcctcgcaaccaacgcgataaggggttgtcaattcctacacggtcacttacgagagtgagatctgatagatatgataaaataatatttttggtatttttatgataaagagaaataaaagatgcaaagaaaaataaatggcaaaggaaataactaagtattggaagattaatatgatggaagatagacccgagggccataggtttcattagtggcttctctcaagagcataagtattcacggtgggtaaataaattactgttgagcaattgacagaattgagcatagttatgagaatatctaggtatgatcatgtatataggcatcacgtccgagacaagtagaccgactcctgcctgcatatactactattactccacacattgaccgctatccagcatgcatctagagtattaagttcaagagaatagagtaacgctataagcaagatgacatgatgtagatggataaactcatgcaatatgaaataaaccccatcttgttatcctcgatggcaacaatacaatacgtgtcttgctgcccctactgtcactgggaaaggacaccgcaagattgaacccaaagctaagcacttctcccattgcaagaaagatcaatctagtaggccaaaccaaactgataattcgaagacttgcaaagataaccaatcatacataaaagaattcagagaagattcaaacattgttcatagataaacttgatcataaacccacaattcatcggtctcaacaaacacaccgcaaaagaagattacat
The sequence above is drawn from the Triticum aestivum cultivar Chinese Spring chromosome 7A, IWGSC CS RefSeq v2.1, whole genome shotgun sequence genome and encodes:
- the LOC123148239 gene encoding protein NRT1/ PTR FAMILY 8.3, with translation MEAADEERPLLNHRCLPPQPQDECSRYTSDGTVDVYRQPALKQSTGNWRACVFILGAEFSECLCFFAVSKNLVTYLTTVLHESNVDAARNVSTWVGSCFITPVVGAFLADSYWGRYSTIAIFLSVYIFGMLIMTSSTALPWLLPRFSDESSGVHRAAVYLGLYLVALGTGGIKPCATALGADQFDVADPAERVAKGSFFNWYYFSINISSLLSATLLVWVQDNIGWTVGLAIPTVLIGFGLAVFVAGGKIYRYKPLGVGGSPLTRVFQVVVAAARNCRLELPDDASALHEHGGAEHTSQFRFFDKAAIVMPSTEKKGPWRLCAVSQVEELKMLLRMSPVWASTLVFFAVTAQMSSTMIELGMAMDNRVGTCVVPPASISTFDIVSVLVWVPIYDAVLVPLARRVTDQDRGFTQLQRIGVGLALSAAAMAYAASVETRRLAAAPETSMSIMWLAPCYFVLGAAEVFTSIGMLEFFYDQSPESMKSLGVALAQLAVAGGNYLNSGLLGAVASATGWIPDNLDQGHLDYFFWFMAALSVLNLLQFVYCH